A window from Primulina eburnea isolate SZY01 chromosome 2, ASM2296580v1, whole genome shotgun sequence encodes these proteins:
- the LOC140823823 gene encoding LOW QUALITY PROTEIN: uncharacterized protein (The sequence of the model RefSeq protein was modified relative to this genomic sequence to represent the inferred CDS: substituted 1 base at 1 genomic stop codon): MSTCDLVAXSVWKDIESNRIVTDDQLALHFLLGKNFERETNIVDQRGVKRISGEPSGRSIFQVVGESRRKEEYLCYAEHYCAYYSFFYDVVNRGEQLCSKHQFAARLAVSTGACVDVKVSDAELALLPSKV; encoded by the exons ATGAGCACTTGTGATTTGGTCGCATAATCGGTGTGGAAGGATATCGAATCCAATCGCATAG TGACTGATGATCAGCTGGCA TTGCATTTCTTGCTCGGGAAGAATTTCGAGAGAGAGACCAATATTGTTGATCAAAGGGGTGTCAAGAGGATCTCCGGTGAGCCCAGTGGTCGCTCCATTTTTCAG GTTGTGGGAGAATCTCGGAGAAAGGAGGAATATCTGTGCTATGCAGAACACTACTGTGCTTATTATTCTTTCTTCTATGATGTGGTGAACCGAGGCGAACAACTTTGT AGTAAACATCAATTTGCAGCAAGACTTGCCGTCTCAACTGGAGCATGCGTCGACGTTAAAGTTTCTGATGCGGAATTAGCCTTGCTACCGTCCAAGGTTTAA
- the LOC140823822 gene encoding uncharacterized protein, producing the protein MAENIALPLLLPNPPPPKPFFNDSHPHSSAVVRGPPPQTLTPLLTELLHQSPSTSSTSPVPPNSLNLPSSVPRPRYRIGKHRDANKGKPWFLHHHLSPQGELTLQSLTDHEFNIQNLDQVLVTLLDSHKRQNGFSEVFMGDFSSDVLCIIKALGYHRKCDLALSVFVWIKKRCDSKDLIKGSVVAVIISMLGKEGRVLEAASLLYELQKDGFGIDVYAYTSMISVYARNGRYREAVMIFKKMEEEGCKPTLITYNVILNVYGKMGMPWNQIVTVFEGMKSSGVVPDAYTYNTVISCCRRGSMYEEAKGTFEEMKLVGFVPDQVTYNTLLDVYGKSRRPKDAVEILREMEFNGFSPSIVTYNSLISAYSRYGLLEEAIELKAQMLEKGIKPDVFTYTTLLSGFEKAGKDESAFRVFEEMRSSGCNPNICTFNALIKMYGNRGKFTEMMKIFDDIKECGCTADIVTWNTLLAVFGQNGMDTEVSGVFKEMKRSGFVAERDTFNTLISAYSRCGFFDQSMAIYKRMLEAGVAPDLSTYNAVLAALARGGLWKQSEKVFAEMKDRQCKPNELTYCSLLHAYTNGKEIEKVHDLAKDVRLGAIEPHAVLLKTLVLVYSKSDLLKETEQAFLELRNRGFSPDITTLNSMVSIYGRRQMIDKANRILSFMETRGFTHSLTTYNSLIYMYSRSVNFVKSEEILRDMLSKGMKPDIISYNTVIYAYCRNGRMRDASRVFLEMRKSDLIPDVITYNTFVSSYAAEAMFVEAIDVIRYMIKQKCKPNESTYNSIVDWYCKLNRRDEAITFVSNLRALSPHVSTEEELGLSERLKMK; encoded by the coding sequence ATGGCAGAAAATATAGCTCTCCCGCTTCTCCTCCCAAACCCACCACCGCCAAAACCCTTCTTCAACGACTCCCACCCCCACTCCTCCGCCGTCGTACGAGGACCCCCTCCGCAGACGTTGACTCCTCTTCTCACAGAATTGCTCCACCAGAGTCCATCAACCTCCTCCACTTCCCCCGTACCACCTAATTCTCTGAACCTGCCCTCCTCCGTCCCCAGACCACGATATCGCATTGGCAAACACCGCGACGCGAACAAGGGAAAACCCTGGttcctccaccaccacctctCCCCTCAAGGTGAGCTTACACTTCAATCCCTTACTGACCATGAATTCAACATTCAAAACCTTGACCAGGTGTTAGTTACTTTGCTTGATTCCCATAAGCGACAAAATGGATTTTCGGAAGTGTTTATGGGAGATTTTTCGTCTGATGTTTTGTGTATAATTAAGGCACTGGGGTACCATAGAAAATGTGACCTGGCTTTAAGTGTGTTTGTGTGGATTAAGAAACGTTGTGATTCGAAAGATTTGATAAAAGGGTCTGTTGTGGCTGTGATCATTAGTATGTTAGGCAAAGAAGGTCGGGTTTTGGAAGCGGCTTCTTTGCTTTATGAATTGCAGAAAGATGGATTTGGAATCGATGTTTATGCTTATACATCTATGATATCGGTTTATGCAAGGAATGGTAGGTACAGGGAAGCTGTGatgattttcaagaaaatggaGGAGGAAGGGTGCAAACCTACTCTAATCACATATAATGTGATTTTGAATGTATATGGGAAAATGGGCATGCCTTGGAATCAGATCGTGACGGTTTTTGAAGGAATGAAGAGTTCGGGTGTTGTTCCTGATGCTTATACGTACAACACTGTCATAAGTTGTTGTAGACGGGGATCTATGTACGAGGAAGCAAAAGGGACTTTCGAAGAGATGAAATTGGTTGGATTTGTGCCAGATCAAGTTACATATAATACACTACTTGATGTTTATGGTAAGTCCAGGAGACCCAAGGACGCAGTGGAAATTTTGAGGGAGATGGAGTTTAATGGGTTTTCCCCAAGCATTGTGACGTACAATTCTCTCATTTCTGCTTATTCCAGGTACGGTTTGTTGGAGGAGGCTATAGAGCTAAAAGCTCAGATGCTCGAGAAAGGGATTAAGCCAGATGTGTTCACATATACTACTTTATTGTCAGGATTTGAGAAGGCAGGGAAGGATGAGTCGGCATTTAGGGTGTTTGAGGAGATGCGGAGTTCAGGTTGTAACCCAAATATATGCACTTTCAATGCACTGATTAAAATGTATGGAAACCGAGGAAAATTTACAGAAATGATGAAGATATTTGATGATATAAAGGAATGTGGATGTACCGCGGATATTGTTACGTGGAACACCCTTTTGGCCGTGTTTGGGCAGAATGGGATGGATACTGAAGTGTCGGGTGTGTTCAAAGAAATGAAAAGATCGGGTTTTGTGGCAGAGAGGGACACTTTTAACACCTTGATCAGTGCTTATAGTAGGTGTGGATTTTTCGACCAGTCCATGGCTATCTACAAGCGAATGTTAGAAGCAGGAGTAGCTCCTGATCTTTCCACTTATAATGCCGTTTTGGCAGCTCTGGCTCGGGGAGGACTGTGGAAACAATCTGAAAAGGTCTTTGCGGAAATGAAAGATAGGCAGTGCAAACCTAATGAGCTGACTTATTGTTCTTTGCTGCATGCTTACACTAATGGGAAAGAAATTGAGAAGGTACATGATCTTGCCAAAGACGTACGTTTGGGTGCAATTGAACCTCATGCTGTGCTCTTGAAAACACTCGTTCTAGTATATAGCAAGAGTGACCTGTTGAaggaaactgaacaagcttttCTAGAGCTTAGAAACAGAGGGTTTTCTCCAGATATCACCACATTAAATTCCATGGTTTCCATATATGGCAGAAGACAAATGATTGATAAGGCCAACAGAATTTTGAGCTTTATGGAGACAAGAGGGTTCACACATAGTTTGACAACTTACAACAGCTTGATATACATGTACAGTCGATCCGTAAATTTTGTGAAATCTGAAGAAATACTAAGGGATATGTTGTCAAAAGGAATGAAACCAGATATCATTTCATATAATACGGTAATATATGCATATTGCAGGAATGGGAGAATGAGAGATGCATCACGAGTTTTTCTTGAAATGAGGAAATCTGATCTCATCCCCGATGTTATCACATACAATACATTTGTTTCAAGTTATGCAGCCGAGGCAATGTTTGTCGAGGCTATCGATGTGATCCGGTACATGATCAAGCAGAAGTGCAAACCAAATGAGAGCACGTATAATTCTATCGTAGATTGGTACTGTAAGCTTAATCGAAGGGACGAGGCTATAACCTTTGTCAGCAATCTTCGGGCACTCAGTCCCCATGTTTCTACCGAGGAAGAACTTGGACTATCAGAAAGATTAAAGATGAAGTGA